A genomic stretch from Halopiger aswanensis includes:
- a CDS encoding SHOCT domain-containing protein produces the protein MDSRRSLPGSASLGRRVHALVERYTPDGALGRFLLGAPSGTFGLWLLALVLFEIPRWGLSLAALFWTPVLLAFGLPMVLLSLLTLWPIYLSLIGNLDSTAEYPVGSGTGAQATESITAGAETDIDRGSTRSPTDPDDIDPFGDLKAKYESGELTEDEFERRLEERLATDVEGSTGARRAGTSTGDRERTRTPERN, from the coding sequence GTCGCTCACTGCCCGGGTCAGCCTCGCTGGGGCGCCGGGTGCACGCGCTCGTCGAACGCTACACGCCCGACGGCGCGCTGGGCCGATTCCTTCTCGGCGCGCCCTCAGGAACGTTCGGGCTCTGGCTGCTGGCGCTGGTACTGTTCGAGATTCCGCGCTGGGGACTGTCACTCGCCGCGCTGTTCTGGACGCCCGTGTTGCTCGCGTTCGGGCTACCGATGGTGCTCCTCTCGCTTCTCACCCTCTGGCCGATCTACCTCTCGCTCATCGGGAACCTCGATTCGACGGCCGAGTACCCGGTCGGCAGCGGGACCGGCGCACAGGCGACGGAATCGATCACCGCCGGCGCTGAAACCGATATCGATCGCGGGTCAACCCGTTCACCGACCGATCCCGACGACATAGATCCGTTCGGCGACCTGAAAGCGAAGTACGAGAGCGGCGAACTCACCGAGGACGAGTTCGAGCGGCGCCTCGAGGAACGACTGGCGACCGACGTCGAGGGGTCGACAGGGGCCAGAAGAGCCGGAACGAGCACCGGCGACCGGGAGCGGACCCGAACGCCCGAACGGAACTGA